The DNA segment TGGTTCCAGCCATTCCACTCTCCTTATGCTCAGTACACTCAAGTATTACCTGAATGCGATTTCCTTTTGATTTCTTAGCCATTTCTTAATCCTCTTAAAATTTAGTTATAAAACCTTTTTCTTGTGCGGATTTCAAAGCAGCATATAAACCAACCTTGTTGATCATTCTAAGCCCAGAAGCCGAAACCCTTAGGTCTACCCAACGCTCCTCTTCCACTAGGAAGAATCGTTTCTTAAATAGATTTACATCAAATCTTCTTTTGGTTCTCCTTTTGGAGTGGGAAACATTGTTCCCTACTAAGAACCTTTTTCCAGTTATCTGACAAACTCTTGACATCTTTATACCGTTTTTTCGGATACATTTTT comes from the Saccharicrinis fermentans DSM 9555 = JCM 21142 genome and includes:
- the rpmB gene encoding 50S ribosomal protein L28 is translated as MSRVCQITGKRFLVGNNVSHSKRRTKRRFDVNLFKKRFFLVEEERWVDLRVSASGLRMINKVGLYAALKSAQEKGFITKF